One Actinoplanes missouriensis 431 DNA segment encodes these proteins:
- a CDS encoding L-serine ammonia-lyase: protein MILAVSVFDLFSIGIGPSSSHTVGPMRAAAMFAAKLSDSVHVTSVRAELFGSLGATGHGHGTPKAVLLGLQGFDPETVDVTLEAPADGRIVLPSGREVAVEMVLHRRRSLPEHPNGMTFTALAADGAEVLRKKYFSVGGGFVVGDLASRVRADHPPVPHPFLSGTDLLGLTRSTGLSISRLMLENESAWRAPSGIRDGLLHIWSVMSDCIDEGLNAEGVLPGGLKVRRRAASTARQLRAAGDPAAHSMEWLTAYAMAVNEQNAAGGRVVTAPTNGAAGIIPAVLRYYLDFVPGANGDGVVRFLLAAGAIGLLFKENASISGAEVGCQGEVGSACAMAAAGLAEVLGGTPEQVENAAEIGMEHNLGLTCDPVGGLVQIPCIERNGMAAVKAVTAARMALRGDGRHHVSLDKVIKTMKETGADMKIKYKETSRGGLAVNVIEC from the coding sequence ATGATCTTGGCCGTCTCCGTCTTCGACCTGTTCTCGATCGGCATCGGGCCGTCCAGCTCGCACACGGTCGGCCCGATGCGGGCGGCCGCGATGTTCGCCGCGAAGCTGTCCGATTCCGTCCACGTCACTTCGGTGCGGGCGGAGCTGTTCGGATCGCTGGGCGCCACCGGTCACGGGCACGGCACGCCGAAGGCGGTCCTGCTCGGTCTGCAGGGCTTCGATCCGGAGACGGTCGACGTGACCCTCGAGGCTCCGGCGGACGGGCGGATCGTGCTGCCGTCCGGCCGGGAGGTCGCGGTGGAGATGGTGCTGCACCGGCGCCGCTCACTGCCCGAGCACCCGAACGGGATGACCTTCACGGCGCTCGCCGCGGACGGCGCCGAGGTGCTGCGGAAGAAGTATTTCTCGGTCGGCGGCGGCTTCGTGGTGGGAGATCTCGCTTCCCGGGTACGGGCCGACCACCCGCCCGTGCCCCACCCGTTCCTGTCCGGTACCGATCTGCTCGGCCTGACCCGGTCCACGGGTTTGTCGATCTCCCGGCTGATGCTGGAGAACGAGTCCGCGTGGCGGGCGCCGTCCGGCATCCGGGACGGGTTGCTGCACATCTGGTCGGTGATGTCCGACTGCATCGACGAGGGCCTGAACGCCGAGGGGGTGCTGCCCGGCGGCCTGAAGGTGCGCCGCCGCGCCGCGTCCACGGCTCGCCAGCTACGGGCGGCAGGTGATCCGGCCGCGCACTCGATGGAGTGGCTCACGGCGTACGCGATGGCGGTCAATGAGCAGAACGCGGCCGGAGGTCGCGTCGTGACCGCGCCCACCAACGGCGCCGCGGGGATCATCCCGGCGGTGCTGCGGTACTACCTGGACTTCGTGCCGGGCGCCAACGGCGACGGGGTGGTCCGGTTCCTGCTGGCGGCGGGGGCGATCGGGCTGCTGTTCAAGGAGAACGCCAGCATCTCCGGGGCGGAGGTCGGCTGTCAGGGCGAGGTCGGCTCGGCGTGCGCGATGGCCGCCGCCGGGCTCGCCGAGGTCCTCGGCGGGACACCCGAGCAGGTGGAGAACGCCGCGGAGATCGGCATGGAGCACAACCTCGGGCTGACCTGCGACCCGGTCGGCGGCCTGGTGCAGATCCCGTGCATCGAGCGCAACGGGATGGCCGCGGTCAAGGCGGTCACCGCGGCCCGGATGGCGCTGCGCGGCGACGGCCGGCACCACGTCTCCCTCGACAAGGTCATCAAGACCATGAAGGAGACCGGCGCCGACATGAAGATCAAGTACAAGGAGACGTCCCGCGGCGGCCTGGCCGTCAACGTCATCGAGTGCTGA
- a CDS encoding MazG-like family protein translates to MDIWAEAKRWRSFLDERNGTSDLELTLRILKLTEESGEAAQAWIGMLGQNPRKGVTHTREQVAGELADVVFTALVALESIGVDAEEAVRSCAVKAATYLPPE, encoded by the coding sequence ATGGACATCTGGGCCGAGGCGAAACGCTGGCGTTCTTTTCTCGATGAGCGGAACGGGACGTCGGATCTCGAGCTGACCCTGCGGATCCTCAAGCTCACCGAGGAGTCCGGCGAGGCCGCGCAGGCGTGGATCGGGATGCTCGGGCAGAACCCGCGCAAGGGCGTCACGCACACCCGTGAGCAGGTCGCCGGCGAGCTGGCCGACGTCGTGTTCACGGCGCTCGTCGCGCTGGAGAGCATCGGGGTGGACGCGGAGGAGGCGGTTCGATCGTGCGCTGTGAAAGCCGCCACGTACCTGCCGCCGGAATGA
- a CDS encoding winged helix-turn-helix domain-containing protein produces MARFDDLIHAPTRLSLVSLLAATDWADFRFLRDSAGLSDSALSKQLTTLEEAGYVEIRKSFVGKRPRTSARLTARGHEAFAGHVAALQEIVARAGLAVLPQP; encoded by the coding sequence ATGGCCCGCTTCGACGACCTGATCCACGCGCCGACCCGGCTCTCCCTGGTCAGCCTGCTGGCCGCCACCGACTGGGCGGACTTCCGGTTCCTGCGCGACAGCGCGGGGCTCTCCGACTCGGCGCTGTCCAAACAGCTCACCACCCTCGAGGAGGCGGGCTACGTGGAGATCCGCAAGAGCTTCGTCGGGAAGCGGCCGCGCACGTCGGCGCGGCTGACGGCGCGCGGGCACGAGGCGTTCGCCGGGCACGTGGCGGCGCTGCAGGAGATCGTCGCGCGCGCGGGGCTGGCCGTCCTCCCTCAGCCGTGA
- a CDS encoding WD40 repeat domain-containing protein, whose product MSCLTVIEAGGPHAIIVRGPALEIIDLTSGTSAGTIPTGLAHIDAVAAAEIDGRPIAICLANQRLYVVDLSSGEHLGVTFRGDTPQAIIAGVLAGRPTLIGATGSELRRWDITTGEEIGGPLAVHRAPVLALAMAGPSIVVSADSDGVIHRSDLSTGEEAGEPIHRPGAAVTALAAAETAEGFVLVTGDGSTATLVTGDGSAAHVAEGGPHVSGDGSAGRTIDEVGAVATAVRDGRPILVTLGLDEAVRTHDLPDGTENGPVWADETVSITAVTVAVVNGRPMAISGDGDGTVRRWDLGTLTPIGSPMTGHTSWVRAVATAELDGRVIAVTAADRSLRLWDLTTGVPVTEPIDTRYQTTVLATATWNGLTIAVSLHGDGRTRAWDLATGELAAGPLDEWAGARAFAQAGDVIYAITADHPYDERSGVYDTSEVALRAWDLATGNAIGAPMPGGGQGGSVTWPPITVIDAAGRPVVVSGAGADGVLRVWDLASGASLGERAGHDGQLTAVAATVHEGRLIVATGGEDGTLRVGAVGAVGGGAVGSGGGGGVPAAGHGLRLTGHTGRITSAAIAGTQLVSGSEDGTLRVWDLLTGALQARFRSS is encoded by the coding sequence ATGTCTTGCCTGACCGTCATCGAGGCCGGCGGCCCGCACGCGATCATCGTGCGCGGCCCGGCCCTGGAGATCATCGACCTGACCTCCGGGACGTCGGCCGGCACGATACCGACCGGGCTGGCGCACATCGACGCCGTCGCGGCCGCCGAGATCGACGGGCGTCCGATCGCGATCTGTCTGGCGAACCAGCGCCTGTACGTCGTCGACCTCTCCTCGGGTGAGCATCTCGGCGTCACGTTCCGCGGTGACACCCCACAGGCGATCATCGCCGGGGTGCTGGCCGGGCGTCCGACTCTGATCGGCGCGACAGGCAGTGAGCTGCGGCGCTGGGACATCACCACCGGCGAGGAGATCGGCGGACCCCTGGCCGTGCACCGGGCGCCGGTGCTGGCCCTGGCGATGGCCGGGCCGTCCATCGTGGTCAGCGCGGACAGCGACGGCGTGATCCACCGGTCCGACCTGTCCACCGGCGAGGAGGCGGGCGAGCCGATCCACCGCCCCGGCGCGGCGGTCACGGCGCTGGCCGCCGCGGAGACGGCCGAGGGCTTCGTCCTCGTGACCGGGGACGGCTCGACCGCGACCCTCGTCACGGGAGACGGCTCGGCGGCTCACGTCGCCGAGGGCGGCCCTCACGTCTCCGGGGACGGCTCGGCGGGCCGGACGATCGACGAGGTGGGGGCGGTGGCGACGGCGGTCCGGGACGGCCGTCCGATCCTGGTCACCCTGGGGCTGGACGAGGCGGTGCGCACGCATGACCTGCCGGACGGCACGGAGAACGGTCCGGTCTGGGCCGACGAGACGGTCTCGATCACCGCGGTGACGGTGGCTGTCGTCAACGGGCGGCCGATGGCGATCAGCGGTGACGGCGACGGCACGGTCCGCCGCTGGGACCTCGGCACGCTCACCCCGATCGGCTCGCCGATGACCGGGCACACCTCCTGGGTACGCGCCGTCGCCACCGCCGAACTCGACGGGCGCGTCATCGCCGTGACCGCTGCTGATCGTTCCCTGCGGCTCTGGGACCTGACCACCGGCGTGCCGGTCACCGAGCCGATCGACACGCGCTACCAGACGACCGTGCTCGCGACCGCCACCTGGAACGGCTTGACGATCGCGGTCAGCCTGCACGGCGACGGCCGTACCCGGGCATGGGATCTCGCCACCGGCGAGCTTGCCGCCGGTCCGCTGGACGAGTGGGCAGGCGCCCGGGCGTTCGCGCAGGCCGGAGACGTGATCTACGCGATCACCGCGGACCACCCCTACGACGAGCGCTCGGGCGTCTACGACACGTCCGAGGTCGCGTTGCGGGCGTGGGACCTCGCCACCGGCAACGCGATCGGCGCCCCGATGCCCGGCGGTGGCCAGGGCGGATCCGTGACGTGGCCGCCGATCACGGTGATCGACGCCGCCGGCCGCCCGGTCGTCGTCTCCGGCGCGGGCGCGGACGGGGTACTGCGGGTGTGGGACCTGGCGAGCGGGGCGTCGCTCGGCGAACGCGCCGGCCACGACGGCCAGCTCACCGCGGTGGCGGCGACCGTCCACGAGGGCCGGCTGATCGTGGCTACCGGCGGAGAGGACGGCACGCTGCGGGTCGGCGCGGTCGGCGCGGTCGGCGGAGGCGCGGTGGGCTCCGGCGGAGGCGGCGGCGTGCCGGCCGCGGGGCACGGCCTGCGGCTCACCGGGCACACCGGCCGGATCACGTCCGCCGCGATCGCCGGCACCCAGCTGGTGAGCGGCTCCGAGGACGGCACGCTGCGCGTCTGGGACCTGCTGACCGGAGCCCTCCAAGCCCGATTCCGATCATCCTGA
- a CDS encoding discoidin domain-containing protein, translating into MAVRRAIATFVVTLLAATLLGVAHGGPAQAAVLPSGFREQIVLTGLDQPMNIEFARDGRIFVAEKAGRIKVFDSIADTTPTLFADLSVNVHNQNDRGLLGLALHPDFPTAPWVYVLYTYDAPPGRTAPVWNDNCGAVGGANGGRCVVTARLSRLQADGSVMTGAEQPLLHDWCQQYPSHSIGDLRFGPDGMLYVSSGDGASYNQVDYGQLGSPINPCADPPGGTMTPPAAEGGALRSQDVRTSGDPTGLDGTILRLDPATGEAASGNPGAGSADANTRRVIATGMRNPYRFAIRPGTGELWVGDVGWNTWEEINRIPDVNAVRNLGWPCFEGTARQGGYDGANLTLCENLYTAGGVTAPHYAYQHSAQVVSGETCPTGGSSTSGMAFYPSSGGDYPAAYAGALFFADYTRDCIWAMRPAAAGGVPDAANRLTFVAGAANPVDLAIGPGGELYYADAGGTIRRIRYFAGNQPPNAVLTAAPTTGEAPLTVNFDARQSSDPDEADAGLLKYEWDFTNDGTVDARTPTATHTYPSDGGPFTARLRVVDSLDASDTQTVQIQSGNSPPVAAIATPAGGATFAVGQQMTFSGGATDPNEGTLPASALRWRLLQYHCYAPDNCHTHTVQEWTGVAGASFPAPDHEYPSYLELVLTATDAGGLSSTTTRRLDPRTVDLTFTGNPSGTQIAFGGAAQTTPFTKRVIQGSANSVSGITPQAAGGVTQVFAAWSDGGTQTHTVIAPAANTTYMATFVPQRRAQSAMTVRRVDSQETESPGSNVLDGNPATYWHTQWRTADPAHPHEIQLDLGGVYDVNGLFYRGRADVANGRIGRYEIYVSVDGTNWGTAQITGTFANNANEQAVTFPTKSGRYVRLRALSEVTGQPWTTVAELNVSLAPRLPRIATTVKFVDSQETGSQDQKAANVLDNDLATIWHTQWSGVEPDPAHPHEIQLDLGRNMSVSCVYQRPRQDGKNGRIGRYEIYTSTTGTSWGTPAAAGTWPDVVAEQNACFSARTARYVRLRALSETSGNPWTSISEMRVAAR; encoded by the coding sequence GTGGCCGTTCGGCGCGCAATCGCGACATTCGTCGTCACACTTCTGGCCGCCACCCTGCTCGGTGTGGCACACGGCGGACCGGCCCAGGCGGCGGTGCTGCCGTCCGGGTTCCGCGAGCAGATAGTCCTGACCGGACTCGATCAGCCCATGAACATCGAGTTCGCCCGTGACGGGCGGATCTTCGTGGCCGAGAAGGCCGGCCGGATCAAGGTCTTCGACTCGATCGCCGACACCACGCCGACGCTCTTCGCGGACCTGAGCGTCAACGTGCACAACCAGAACGACCGGGGCCTGCTCGGCCTCGCCCTGCACCCGGACTTCCCGACGGCGCCGTGGGTCTACGTGCTCTACACCTACGACGCGCCGCCCGGCCGGACCGCCCCGGTGTGGAACGACAACTGCGGCGCGGTCGGCGGCGCCAACGGCGGGCGCTGCGTGGTCACCGCCCGGCTCTCCCGCCTGCAGGCCGACGGCAGCGTGATGACCGGCGCCGAGCAGCCGCTGCTGCACGACTGGTGCCAGCAGTACCCGTCGCACTCCATCGGCGACCTGCGCTTCGGCCCGGACGGCATGCTCTACGTCAGCTCCGGCGACGGCGCCAGCTACAACCAGGTGGACTACGGGCAGCTCGGGAGCCCGATCAACCCGTGCGCCGACCCGCCGGGCGGCACGATGACGCCGCCGGCCGCGGAGGGTGGCGCCCTGCGCTCCCAGGACGTGCGCACCAGCGGCGACCCGACCGGCCTGGACGGCACGATCCTGCGCCTCGACCCGGCCACCGGCGAGGCCGCGTCCGGCAACCCGGGCGCCGGGTCCGCCGACGCGAACACCCGGCGCGTGATCGCGACCGGGATGCGCAACCCGTACCGGTTCGCGATCCGGCCCGGCACCGGGGAACTCTGGGTCGGCGACGTCGGCTGGAACACCTGGGAGGAGATCAACCGGATCCCCGACGTGAACGCGGTCCGCAACCTCGGCTGGCCCTGCTTCGAGGGCACCGCCCGCCAGGGTGGGTACGACGGGGCGAACCTCACCCTGTGCGAGAACCTCTACACCGCCGGCGGGGTGACCGCGCCGCACTACGCGTACCAGCACTCCGCGCAGGTGGTCTCCGGGGAGACCTGCCCGACCGGCGGATCCAGCACGTCCGGCATGGCGTTCTACCCGTCGTCCGGCGGGGACTACCCGGCGGCGTACGCGGGTGCGCTGTTCTTCGCCGACTACACCCGGGACTGCATCTGGGCGATGCGGCCGGCCGCGGCCGGTGGTGTGCCGGACGCGGCGAACCGGCTCACCTTCGTCGCCGGCGCGGCCAACCCGGTGGACCTGGCGATCGGGCCGGGCGGCGAGCTGTACTACGCCGACGCCGGCGGCACGATCCGGCGGATCCGCTACTTCGCCGGCAACCAGCCGCCGAACGCGGTGCTGACCGCCGCGCCGACCACCGGCGAGGCGCCGCTGACCGTGAACTTCGACGCCCGCCAGTCCAGCGACCCGGACGAGGCGGACGCCGGGCTGCTGAAGTACGAGTGGGACTTCACCAACGACGGCACGGTCGACGCGCGCACGCCGACCGCCACCCACACCTACCCGTCCGACGGCGGCCCGTTCACCGCCCGGCTGCGGGTGGTGGACTCGCTGGACGCGTCCGACACGCAGACCGTGCAGATCCAGTCCGGCAACAGCCCGCCGGTGGCGGCCATCGCGACGCCGGCGGGCGGCGCCACGTTCGCGGTCGGGCAGCAGATGACGTTCAGCGGCGGCGCCACCGACCCCAACGAGGGGACGCTGCCGGCCTCGGCGCTGCGCTGGCGGCTGCTGCAGTACCACTGTTACGCGCCGGACAACTGCCACACCCACACCGTGCAGGAGTGGACCGGTGTGGCGGGCGCGTCGTTCCCGGCGCCCGACCACGAGTACCCGTCCTACCTGGAGCTGGTGCTGACGGCCACCGACGCGGGCGGGCTGTCGTCCACGACGACCCGGCGGCTGGATCCGCGTACCGTCGATCTGACCTTCACCGGCAACCCCTCCGGCACCCAGATCGCGTTCGGCGGCGCCGCGCAGACGACGCCGTTCACCAAGCGGGTGATCCAGGGCTCGGCGAACTCGGTCAGCGGCATCACCCCGCAGGCCGCCGGCGGGGTCACGCAGGTCTTCGCGGCCTGGTCGGACGGGGGCACCCAGACGCACACGGTGATCGCGCCGGCGGCGAACACGACGTACATGGCGACGTTCGTGCCGCAGCGGCGCGCCCAGTCGGCGATGACCGTGCGCCGGGTCGACTCGCAGGAGACCGAGTCGCCCGGGAGCAACGTGCTCGACGGCAACCCGGCCACCTACTGGCACACCCAGTGGCGCACCGCCGACCCGGCGCACCCGCACGAGATCCAGCTCGACCTGGGCGGCGTCTACGACGTGAACGGCCTGTTCTACCGGGGCCGCGCGGACGTGGCGAACGGCCGGATCGGACGCTACGAGATCTACGTGTCGGTGGACGGCACGAACTGGGGCACCGCGCAGATCACCGGCACGTTCGCCAACAACGCCAACGAGCAGGCGGTCACCTTCCCGACCAAGAGCGGTCGATATGTACGCCTTCGCGCGCTCTCCGAGGTGACCGGCCAGCCGTGGACCACGGTCGCCGAGCTCAACGTGTCCCTGGCGCCGAGGTTGCCCCGGATCGCGACGACGGTGAAGTTCGTGGACAGCCAGGAGACCGGCTCCCAGGACCAGAAAGCGGCGAACGTGCTGGACAACGACCTCGCCACGATCTGGCACACCCAGTGGTCCGGCGTCGAGCCGGACCCCGCGCATCCGCACGAGATCCAGCTGGACCTGGGCCGGAACATGTCGGTGAGCTGCGTCTACCAGCGCCCGCGGCAGGACGGCAAGAACGGCCGGATCGGACGCTACGAGATCTACACCTCGACGACCGGCACCAGCTGGGGCACCCCGGCGGCGGCCGGCACCTGGCCGGACGTGGTCGCCGAGCAGAACGCCTGCTTCTCCGCCCGGACCGCGCGCTACGTGAGGCTGCGCGCCCTGTCGGAGACCTCCGGCAACCCGTGGACCAGCATCTCGGAGATGCGGGTCGCGGCCCGCTGA
- a CDS encoding DUF6993 domain-containing protein produces MRLIRFVPAVLFMAFAAACAEATADSSTTAKSPRWTTCADPANDDGHCDMERKDIHRRTVVPAIGEDEKLDEAAAAVHNVLGGTRLSATPEDVVTVREAFTTAGYADHLVRLARDTDPTVTGSLIYAVKVGDVCVMGDVTPSDRFHEWYAGVLPDGNCLAP; encoded by the coding sequence GTGAGATTGATCAGGTTCGTGCCGGCCGTCCTGTTCATGGCCTTCGCCGCGGCGTGCGCGGAGGCCACCGCCGATTCCTCCACCACCGCGAAGTCCCCGCGCTGGACCACCTGCGCGGACCCGGCCAACGACGACGGGCACTGCGACATGGAGCGCAAGGACATCCACCGGCGCACCGTCGTGCCGGCGATCGGCGAGGACGAGAAGCTCGACGAGGCCGCGGCCGCCGTGCACAACGTCCTCGGCGGCACCCGGCTCTCCGCGACCCCCGAGGACGTGGTGACCGTGCGGGAGGCGTTCACCACGGCCGGGTACGCCGATCACCTGGTCCGGCTGGCCCGCGACACCGATCCGACGGTCACCGGTTCGCTGATCTACGCGGTCAAGGTGGGCGACGTCTGCGTGATGGGCGACGTAACGCCGTCCGACCGGTTCCACGAGTGGTACGCGGGCGTCCTCCCCGACGGGAACTGCCTCGCACCGTGA
- the gcvT gene encoding glycine cleavage system aminomethyltransferase GcvT — protein MRRTALFDVHTRLGAHLTTFAGWTMPLRYGSDIAEHHTVRTAAGLFDLSHMGRIEVTGRNAAEFLDYALAGRLSTVKVGRAKYTMLCHTTGGVLDDLVVYRLAADRFLVVANAANAPMVRAMLGEHANGFAVRITDAGGSLIAVQGPASAEVIATQGPASAEVIATQGPASAKAMAIESLDLPYYGITEARVAGCDVLLARTGYTGEDGFEIYCSDADAATIWESLRESGATPAGLACRDTLRLEAGMPLYGHELTVRTTPFHAGLGRIVALDKADFVGAESLRRVAAQGPSTVLTGLVTAGRRAPRSGHAVLDPVSGERIGEVTSGAPSPTLGHPIAMAYVPPVFAAPGTRLVVDVRGTREDAEVVALPFYRRSPQ, from the coding sequence GTGAGACGCACTGCGCTCTTCGACGTCCACACGCGCCTCGGCGCGCATCTGACCACGTTCGCCGGCTGGACCATGCCGCTGCGGTACGGCAGTGACATCGCCGAGCACCACACCGTGCGGACCGCCGCGGGGCTCTTCGACCTCAGCCACATGGGCCGCATCGAGGTCACCGGCCGCAACGCCGCGGAATTCCTCGACTACGCCCTCGCCGGCCGTCTCTCGACGGTCAAGGTCGGCCGCGCCAAGTACACGATGCTCTGCCATACCACCGGCGGCGTCCTCGATGACCTGGTCGTCTACCGGCTCGCGGCCGACCGGTTCCTGGTGGTGGCGAACGCGGCGAACGCCCCGATGGTCCGGGCCATGCTCGGCGAGCACGCCAACGGGTTCGCGGTCCGGATCACCGACGCCGGCGGCTCGCTGATCGCGGTGCAGGGCCCCGCATCGGCGGAAGTGATCGCCACGCAGGGCCCCGCATCGGCGGAAGTGATCGCCACGCAGGGCCCCGCATCGGCAAAAGCGATGGCCATCGAGAGCCTCGACCTGCCCTATTACGGCATCACCGAGGCGCGGGTCGCCGGCTGTGACGTGCTGCTGGCCCGCACCGGGTACACCGGCGAGGACGGCTTCGAGATCTACTGCTCGGACGCCGACGCCGCGACCATCTGGGAGAGCCTGCGGGAGAGCGGCGCCACCCCCGCCGGTCTGGCCTGCCGGGACACGCTGCGCCTGGAGGCGGGCATGCCCCTGTACGGGCACGAGCTCACCGTCCGCACCACCCCCTTCCACGCCGGGCTGGGCCGGATCGTCGCCCTGGACAAGGCGGACTTCGTGGGCGCCGAGTCGCTGCGCCGCGTCGCCGCCCAGGGGCCGTCGACCGTGCTGACCGGCCTGGTCACGGCCGGCCGCCGCGCGCCACGCAGTGGCCATGCGGTGCTCGATCCGGTCAGCGGCGAGCGGATCGGCGAGGTGACCAGTGGCGCGCCGTCGCCGACGCTTGGTCACCCGATCGCCATGGCCTACGTCCCACCCGTGTTCGCGGCGCCCGGCACCCGTCTGGTCGTCGACGTCCGTGGCACCCGCGAGGACGCCGAGGTCGTCGCGCTGCCCTTCTACCGCAGGAGCCCCCAGTGA
- a CDS encoding GNAT family N-acetyltransferase, whose translation MEIRDAVAADWPRIWPFWRTIVAAGETYTWDRDTPEDAARALWMNPAARVFVVEDAGTVVASAYVKPNYGGPASAVANAGFMVDPASGGRGIGRRLAEHVLTEARNDGYRAMVFNAVVATNPAVALWQSLGFTIIGTIPDAFDHPAHGPVGLHVMHKKFR comes from the coding sequence ATGGAGATCAGGGATGCCGTAGCGGCGGACTGGCCGCGCATCTGGCCGTTCTGGCGCACGATCGTGGCGGCCGGCGAGACGTACACCTGGGACCGCGACACCCCCGAGGACGCCGCCCGGGCCCTCTGGATGAACCCGGCCGCCCGCGTCTTCGTCGTCGAGGACGCCGGAACAGTGGTGGCATCCGCCTATGTGAAGCCCAACTACGGCGGCCCGGCCTCCGCGGTGGCCAATGCCGGCTTCATGGTCGACCCGGCCAGCGGCGGCCGCGGCATCGGCCGCCGCCTCGCCGAACACGTCCTCACCGAGGCCCGCAACGACGGATACCGAGCGATGGTCTTCAATGCCGTAGTCGCCACCAACCCGGCCGTCGCCCTCTGGCAGTCCCTCGGATTCACGATCATCGGCACCATCCCGGACGCCTTCGACCACCCCGCCCACGGCCCGGTCGGCCTGCACGTCATGCACAAGAAATTCCGATAA
- a CDS encoding glutamate decarboxylase — protein sequence MLKHPRSERPAPEVLATADVTIPRHELPAGEMTPDDAYQIVHDELMLDGNARLNAATFVTTWMEPQADRLMAECFDKNMIDKDEYPQTAEIEARCVNILSRLWHAPDARQATGCSTTGSSEAAMLGGLALKRRWQRQGRTGRPNLVMGINVQVCWEKFANYWDVEMRLVPMDGDRYHLSAEEAVALCDENTIGVVAILGSTFDGSYEPVAEICAALDAFQERTGIDVPVHVDAASGGFVAPFLDRDLVWDFQLPRVSSINVSGHKYGLVYPGVGWIVWRDAQALPEDLIFWVNYLGDDMPTFALNFSRPGAQVVAQYYNFLRLGFAGYARVQGYARDVATRLAGMIADLGPFELLTRGDELPVFAFKLRDEVTGYSVFDVSEALRERGWQVPAYTFPKNREDLAALRIVVRRGFTHDLADLLLEDLRRHVQRLEKQAVPARDATTATGFHH from the coding sequence ATGTTGAAGCACCCCAGGAGCGAACGGCCGGCGCCGGAAGTCCTCGCGACGGCTGATGTGACGATCCCCCGGCACGAGTTGCCGGCCGGGGAGATGACGCCGGACGACGCGTACCAGATCGTCCACGACGAGCTGATGCTCGACGGCAACGCCCGTCTCAACGCGGCCACCTTCGTCACGACGTGGATGGAACCGCAGGCCGACCGCCTGATGGCGGAGTGCTTCGACAAAAACATGATCGACAAGGACGAGTACCCGCAGACCGCCGAGATCGAGGCGCGGTGCGTGAACATCCTGAGCCGGCTCTGGCACGCCCCGGACGCGCGGCAGGCCACCGGGTGCTCGACGACCGGGTCCAGCGAGGCCGCGATGCTCGGCGGTCTGGCCCTCAAGCGCCGGTGGCAGCGGCAGGGCCGGACCGGACGGCCCAACCTGGTGATGGGGATCAACGTCCAGGTCTGCTGGGAGAAGTTCGCCAACTACTGGGACGTGGAGATGCGGCTCGTCCCGATGGACGGGGACCGTTACCACCTCTCCGCCGAGGAGGCGGTGGCGCTCTGCGACGAGAACACGATCGGCGTGGTGGCGATCCTCGGCTCGACGTTCGACGGGTCCTACGAGCCGGTCGCGGAGATCTGCGCGGCCCTGGACGCCTTCCAGGAGCGCACCGGCATCGACGTCCCGGTGCACGTCGACGCGGCCTCCGGCGGGTTCGTCGCGCCCTTCCTCGACCGGGACCTGGTCTGGGACTTCCAGCTGCCGCGGGTCTCGTCGATCAACGTCTCCGGCCACAAGTACGGCCTGGTCTACCCCGGCGTCGGCTGGATCGTCTGGCGTGACGCGCAGGCGCTGCCCGAGGATCTGATCTTCTGGGTCAACTACCTCGGAGACGACATGCCCACGTTCGCCCTGAACTTCTCCCGCCCCGGCGCGCAGGTGGTGGCCCAGTACTACAACTTCCTGCGCCTGGGATTCGCCGGATACGCCAGGGTCCAGGGGTACGCCCGGGACGTCGCCACCCGCCTCGCCGGAATGATCGCCGACCTGGGGCCGTTCGAGCTGCTCACGCGCGGCGACGAACTCCCGGTCTTCGCGTTCAAGCTGCGCGACGAGGTCACCGGCTACTCGGTCTTCGACGTCTCCGAGGCGCTGCGGGAACGCGGCTGGCAGGTGCCCGCCTACACGTTCCCGAAGAACCGCGAGGACCTGGCCGCGCTGCGCATCGTGGTCCGGCGCGGCTTCACCCACGACCTGGCCGACCTGCTCCTGGAGGATCTGCGGCGGCACGTGCAGCGCCTGGAGAAGCAGGCCGTGCCGGCCCGCGACGCCACCACCGCCACCGGCTTCCACCACTGA
- the gcvH gene encoding glycine cleavage system protein GcvH produces the protein MIPLNLRYSRDHEWLTDDEIATVGITAFAADALGDVVFVDLPEVGAVTTAGETCGEIESTKSVSEVYAPADGEIVEVNKALADDPGLINSDPYGAGWLYRVRVTRTPEVLDAAAYAALISPES, from the coding sequence GTGATCCCCTTGAACCTTCGCTACAGCCGTGACCACGAGTGGCTCACCGACGACGAGATCGCCACGGTCGGCATCACCGCGTTCGCCGCGGACGCCCTCGGTGACGTGGTCTTCGTCGACCTGCCCGAGGTCGGCGCCGTCACCACGGCCGGCGAGACGTGTGGCGAGATCGAGTCGACCAAATCCGTCAGCGAGGTCTATGCGCCGGCCGATGGGGAGATCGTGGAGGTCAACAAGGCGCTCGCCGACGACCCGGGTCTGATCAACTCGGATCCGTACGGCGCCGGCTGGCTCTACCGGGTGCGCGTCACCCGTACCCCCGAGGTTCTCGACGCCGCGGCCTATGCCGCGCTGATCTCACCGGAGTCATGA